A genomic window from Gemmatimonadaceae bacterium includes:
- a CDS encoding DUF4160 domain-containing protein, with translation MPTVLRANGFRVAIFPPGREHGPPHVHVFVGGGEAKILIPLMGEDPLVRYVRGMREDLAWEACRLIARHDEFLLAKWRELHDA, from the coding sequence GTGCCGACCGTGCTTCGTGCGAACGGATTTCGTGTCGCCATCTTTCCACCTGGGCGCGAGCACGGGCCGCCGCACGTGCACGTGTTTGTAGGAGGCGGCGAGGCCAAGATCCTCATTCCATTGATGGGTGAGGACCCGTTGGTGCGGTACGTGAGAGGGATGCGCGAAGATCTGGCGTGGGAGGCCTGTCGGTTGATCGCGCGTCACGACGAGTTTCTGCTTGCCAAGTGGAGAGAGTTGCACGATGCGTGA
- a CDS encoding DUF2442 domain-containing protein yields MRDSYKITPEFRAQLRAARRFDAAERAAGRRAVSASYDHETGRIMLELSNGSVFGFVASRFPTLAALSTEELANVTVSPGGTGLFWNDDVDLSVAGLLLDAVDQRDKRSELARMAGSTRSAAKAAAARKNGKKGGRPRKRPAVARAKSK; encoded by the coding sequence ATGCGTGACTCCTACAAGATCACCCCCGAGTTTCGTGCGCAGCTACGAGCAGCGCGCCGTTTCGATGCCGCCGAGCGTGCCGCTGGCCGCCGCGCGGTCAGCGCGTCATACGATCACGAGACTGGCCGCATTATGCTCGAACTGAGCAACGGCTCGGTGTTCGGCTTCGTTGCCTCGCGGTTCCCGACGCTCGCGGCGCTCTCGACCGAGGAACTTGCGAACGTCACCGTCAGTCCCGGTGGCACTGGACTGTTCTGGAATGACGACGTCGACCTCTCCGTCGCGGGGCTCCTCCTCGACGCGGTCGACCAGAGGGACAAGCGCTCCGAGCTCGCGAGGATGGCAGGGAGCACACGCAGCGCCGCAAAAGCCGCGGCCGCGCGCAAGAACGGAAAGAAAGGCGGCCGGCCGCGAAAGCGGCCGGCCGTAGCACGGGCAAAGTCGAAGTAG
- the prfA gene encoding peptide chain release factor 1, with protein sequence MSIRDRLADALLRAEAVERDLLDPKTVRDAKLMASLGREHQRLGQVVERARALEKLDDELAQARELLSFDDPEMAAEARHEVERLTAAIERAELDLRPLLVPPDPLHDRNAIVEIRAGTGGDEAALFAADLYRMYTRYIERRGGWRIEIISMGDGTLGGIKEAIFKVSGPQAFGGLRFESGVHRVQRVPATEAQGRIHTSAATVAVLPEAEEIDLKIEDKDLRIDVFRSSGPGGQSVNTTDSAVRITHIPSGLVVSQQDQKSQLQNKLKAMEVLRSRLLDMKVAEAEAERSRMRKSQVSTGDRSAKIRTYNYPQSRVTDHRIGYTTHDLAGVMDGKLDELMDALHLADIEERLAGDGG encoded by the coding sequence CTGAGTATCCGCGACCGGCTCGCCGACGCGCTCCTGCGCGCCGAAGCAGTCGAGCGCGACCTTCTCGATCCCAAGACCGTCCGCGACGCCAAGTTGATGGCGTCGCTCGGGCGGGAGCACCAGCGGCTCGGCCAAGTGGTCGAGCGCGCCAGGGCCCTCGAGAAGCTGGACGACGAGCTCGCGCAGGCGCGCGAGCTCTTGTCGTTTGACGACCCCGAGATGGCCGCCGAGGCGCGGCACGAGGTCGAGCGGCTCACCGCCGCCATCGAGCGCGCCGAGCTGGACCTGCGCCCGCTCCTCGTGCCGCCCGATCCGCTGCACGACCGCAACGCCATCGTCGAGATCCGCGCCGGCACCGGCGGCGACGAGGCCGCGCTCTTCGCCGCCGACCTCTACCGGATGTACACCCGGTACATCGAGCGCCGCGGCGGCTGGCGCATCGAGATCATCTCGATGGGCGACGGCACGCTCGGCGGCATCAAGGAAGCCATCTTCAAGGTCAGCGGTCCGCAGGCCTTCGGTGGCCTGCGCTTCGAGAGCGGCGTGCACCGCGTGCAGCGCGTGCCCGCCACCGAGGCCCAGGGGCGCATCCACACCAGCGCCGCCACCGTCGCCGTGCTGCCCGAGGCCGAGGAGATTGACCTCAAGATCGAGGACAAAGACCTCCGCATCGACGTGTTCCGCTCCTCCGGGCCCGGCGGGCAGAGCGTGAACACCACCGACTCCGCCGTGCGCATCACGCACATCCCCTCCGGCCTCGTCGTCTCGCAGCAGGATCAGAAGAGCCAGTTGCAGAACAAGCTCAAGGCGATGGAAGTGCTGCGCTCGCGGCTGCTGGATATGAAGGTCGCCGAGGCCGAGGCGGAGCGCTCGCGGATGCGGAAGTCGCAGGTCTCGACTGGTGACCGCTCGGCGAAGATTCGCACGTACAACTATCCGCAGTCACGCGTGACGGATCACCGCATCGGGTACACGACGCACGATCTGGCCGGCGTGATGGACGGGAAGCTCGATGAGTTGATGGACGCGCTGCACCTGGCGGATATCGAGGAGCGGCTGGCGGGGGACGGCGGCTGA
- the rpmE gene encoding 50S ribosomal protein L31, whose protein sequence is MKPEIHPTYATAKVSCACGNTFQTRSTIAEIHTDICAACHPFFTGKQKLIDTAGRVERFRQKYGKATA, encoded by the coding sequence ATGAAGCCCGAAATCCACCCGACCTACGCCACCGCCAAGGTGAGCTGCGCCTGCGGCAACACGTTCCAGACGCGCTCCACCATCGCGGAGATCCATACCGACATCTGCGCGGCCTGCCACCCGTTCTTCACCGGCAAGCAGAAGCTCATCGACACGGCTGGCCGTGTTGAGCGCTTCCGTCAGAAGTACGGGAAGGCGACCGCCTGA
- a CDS encoding Crp/Fnr family transcriptional regulator — protein sequence MNTADFLASVPLFRSLGPEVAAFAQLAREKSYPKGSVILFEDDPGDSLFVVRDGRVKVVLVAEDGREVILGILGVGEHFGELALIDDQPRSAHVVAMEDSTLLVLRRDDFRRRVEQSPQVAWALLLELSRRLRRADEKIGSLVLLDVPGRIARVILDAADEAGGEVIEKPLTHQTIAHVIGASRETVSRAMREFVESGWISTEKRRIRITDRGALEKRSQQRL from the coding sequence ATGAACACGGCCGATTTTCTCGCTTCGGTTCCGCTCTTCAGGTCCCTCGGGCCCGAGGTCGCCGCATTCGCCCAACTGGCCCGCGAAAAGAGCTATCCCAAGGGCTCGGTGATCCTCTTCGAGGACGACCCGGGCGACTCGCTGTTCGTGGTGCGCGACGGCCGAGTGAAGGTCGTGCTCGTGGCCGAGGACGGCCGCGAGGTGATCCTGGGCATCCTGGGCGTGGGGGAGCACTTCGGCGAACTGGCCTTGATCGACGACCAGCCCCGCTCGGCCCACGTGGTGGCGATGGAAGACTCGACGCTGCTGGTGCTGCGCCGCGACGACTTCCGCCGCCGGGTGGAGCAGAGCCCGCAGGTGGCCTGGGCGCTGCTGCTCGAGCTCTCGCGCCGCCTGCGCCGCGCCGACGAAAAAATCGGCTCGCTGGTGCTGCTGGACGTGCCGGGCCGCATCGCCCGGGTGATCCTGGACGCCGCCGACGAGGCGGGCGGAGAGGTGATCGAGAAGCCGCTCACGCACCAGACCATCGCGCACGTAATCGGGGCCAGCCGCGAGACGGTGTCGCGCGCGATGCGTGAGTTCGTGGAGAGCGGCTGGATCAGCACCGAGAAGCGCCGCATCCGGATCACCGACCGAGGGGCGCTGGAGAAGCGCTCGCAGCAGCGCCTGTGA
- a CDS encoding MBL fold metallo-hydrolase has translation MRFWGTRGSIPTPGAQTVRYGGNTPCVEVRTDEGWLIILDAGTGIRELGRDLLGRSNGAPIKGDIFLTHAHWDHIQGIPFFAPIFGRGNHFTIWGSESLERSFDKVLRDQMSPVVFPVSFEELDATIDFKGLPEGSPTAGRGYEVTAFAVQHPGGALGYRFTETGGSGAALVYVSDSELAPHPRYDSPADWRDRMVAFVRGAAVLIHDTTYTTEEYDHHRGWGHSTYAEAVQLALDAGVQTLVLFHHEPRRTDDQLDQQLAVCRKLVQDRGATLQVVAAAEGLTLTL, from the coding sequence GTGCGATTCTGGGGCACTCGCGGGTCGATTCCGACCCCTGGGGCCCAGACCGTGCGCTACGGGGGCAACACCCCCTGCGTAGAGGTCCGGACCGATGAAGGCTGGTTGATCATCCTGGACGCCGGGACGGGCATCCGGGAGCTGGGGCGGGACCTGCTGGGGCGGTCGAACGGCGCGCCGATCAAGGGGGACATCTTCCTGACGCACGCGCACTGGGACCACATCCAGGGGATTCCCTTCTTCGCGCCGATTTTCGGTCGAGGCAACCACTTCACGATCTGGGGTTCGGAATCGCTGGAGCGCAGCTTCGACAAAGTGTTGCGGGACCAGATGTCGCCCGTCGTCTTTCCGGTGAGCTTCGAGGAGCTGGACGCGACGATCGATTTCAAGGGACTGCCGGAAGGCTCCCCCACGGCTGGGCGGGGGTATGAGGTGACGGCCTTTGCGGTGCAGCACCCGGGCGGGGCGTTGGGTTACCGGTTCACTGAAACCGGAGGCTCGGGGGCCGCGCTGGTGTATGTGTCGGACAGTGAGCTTGCACCGCACCCGCGGTACGACTCGCCGGCCGATTGGCGGGATCGGATGGTGGCGTTCGTGCGCGGGGCGGCAGTCCTGATCCACGACACGACCTACACCACCGAGGAGTACGACCACCACCGCGGTTGGGGGCACTCGACCTACGCGGAGGCGGTGCAGTTGGCGCTGGATGCCGGGGTGCAGACCTTGGTGCTCTTTCACCACGAGCCCCGGCGGACGGATGACCAGCTCGACCAGCAACTGGCCGTGTGCCGGAAGCTGGTGCAGGACCGCGGGGCCACGCTGCAGGTGGTGGCGGCCGCGGAGGGCTTGACCCTGACTCTCTAA
- a CDS encoding GAF domain-containing protein: MNPLVLLPEGRALPSLPTLGADAGLELRRVAVLPQVHDLPADRPVVAFVDAALAAGRSALLSALAERSALVGIGEAGERGPSGTLAEAGLIGWLPADADTSLGRAVLQGALRHAAALVAAARASEAQQSSASDLRELSRVGAALATERDLDTLLGMILTQARRLSDADAGSLYLVEKDEAGNPATLRFKLSQNTTLPELPFSEFSIPIDHSSLSGYVAATGERLMIGDVYLLPEHVSYRQNRSFDDKFGYRTKSMLVLPMFTLKDEIIGVLQLINRKRDFATVLSSAAVVDREVIAFDEYVTEVVSALAAQAAVAIENSHLYEDIERLFEGFVTAAVTAIESRDPTTSGHSFRVATLTTGLAESVDRAGEGPYRGLTFTKDQLRELRYAGLLHDFGKVGVREQVLVKQKKLYGHDLALLRSRFQYLMQQADLEYERERAEYLAEHGQADYLEATARLEDYRRGQRDRLARWLDAIGRANEPTILPEGTFHELEEIHRQTYVDFDGVVRPLLTDDELRFLTINKGNLDPRERQEIESHVTHTYRFLQQIPWTRELKGIPEIAYGHHEKLNGMGYPRGVAEPQIPVQTRMMTIADIYDALTATDRPYKRAVPVERALDILHAEAKGGLVDAHLLATFTAAQVWTRVTPSEGTRRRSGLTGQFQVP, translated from the coding sequence GTGAACCCACTCGTCCTGCTCCCCGAAGGGCGCGCCCTGCCCTCGCTGCCCACGCTCGGCGCCGACGCCGGTCTCGAGCTGCGCCGCGTCGCCGTGTTGCCGCAAGTGCACGATCTGCCGGCCGACCGCCCGGTGGTGGCCTTCGTGGACGCCGCGCTGGCCGCAGGCCGCTCGGCGCTGCTGTCTGCGCTGGCTGAACGCAGCGCGCTGGTGGGCATCGGGGAGGCCGGTGAGCGTGGCCCGTCAGGTACGTTGGCTGAAGCCGGGCTGATTGGCTGGCTGCCCGCCGATGCCGACACGTCGCTCGGGCGCGCGGTGCTGCAAGGCGCCCTGCGGCACGCCGCGGCGCTGGTGGCGGCCGCCCGCGCCTCCGAGGCGCAGCAGTCGTCGGCCTCCGACCTGCGCGAGCTCTCACGCGTCGGCGCGGCGCTGGCCACCGAGCGCGACCTCGACACGCTGCTGGGGATGATCCTGACGCAGGCGCGGCGCCTCTCGGACGCCGACGCCGGTTCGCTGTACCTCGTGGAGAAGGACGAGGCCGGCAACCCGGCCACGCTGCGCTTCAAGCTCTCGCAGAACACCACGCTGCCGGAGCTGCCGTTCAGCGAGTTCAGCATCCCGATCGACCACAGCTCGCTCTCCGGCTACGTGGCGGCCACCGGCGAGCGCCTGATGATCGGCGACGTGTACCTGCTGCCGGAGCACGTGAGCTACCGGCAGAACCGCTCTTTCGACGACAAGTTCGGCTACCGCACCAAGTCGATGCTGGTGCTGCCGATGTTCACGCTCAAGGATGAGATCATCGGCGTGCTGCAGTTGATCAACCGCAAGCGCGACTTCGCGACGGTGCTCTCGTCGGCCGCGGTGGTGGACCGCGAGGTGATCGCCTTCGACGAATACGTGACCGAGGTGGTCTCGGCGTTGGCGGCGCAGGCGGCGGTGGCGATCGAGAACTCACATTTGTACGAGGACATCGAGCGCTTGTTCGAAGGCTTCGTGACCGCGGCGGTGACGGCGATCGAGTCCCGCGACCCGACGACCTCGGGTCACTCCTTCCGCGTGGCGACGCTGACGACGGGGCTCGCCGAATCCGTGGACCGCGCCGGCGAGGGCCCCTACCGCGGCCTCACGTTCACCAAGGACCAACTGCGCGAGCTGCGCTACGCCGGCCTCTTGCACGACTTCGGCAAGGTGGGCGTGCGCGAGCAGGTGCTGGTGAAGCAGAAGAAGCTCTACGGCCACGACCTGGCCCTGCTCCGCTCGCGCTTCCAGTACCTGATGCAGCAGGCGGACCTCGAGTACGAACGCGAGCGCGCCGAGTACCTGGCCGAGCACGGGCAGGCCGACTACCTCGAGGCGACGGCGCGGCTGGAGGATTACCGGCGCGGGCAGCGCGACCGTCTGGCGCGCTGGCTGGACGCCATCGGCCGGGCCAACGAGCCGACGATCCTGCCCGAGGGCACCTTCCACGAGCTGGAGGAGATCCACCGGCAGACCTACGTGGACTTCGACGGCGTGGTGCGGCCGCTGCTCACCGACGACGAGCTGCGCTTCCTGACGATCAACAAGGGCAACCTCGATCCGCGCGAGCGCCAGGAGATCGAGTCGCACGTGACGCACACGTATCGCTTCCTGCAGCAGATCCCGTGGACGCGCGAACTGAAGGGCATCCCGGAGATCGCCTACGGGCACCACGAGAAGCTCAACGGGATGGGCTACCCGCGCGGCGTGGCGGAGCCGCAGATCCCGGTGCAGACGCGGATGATGACGATCGCGGACATCTACGACGCGCTGACGGCGACGGACCGTCCGTACAAGCGCGCGGTGCCGGTCGAGCGGGCGCTGGACATCCTGCACGCGGAGGCGAAGGGGGGGTTGGTGGATGCGCATCTGCTCGCGACGTTCACGGCGGCGCAGGTGTGGACGCGGGTGACGCCGTCGGAGGGGACGCGGCGGAGGAGCGGGTTGACGGGGCAGTTCCAGGTTCCCTGA
- a CDS encoding hydantoinase B/oxoprolinase family protein, with amino-acid sequence MTDALTLAVWSSAFATVAEEMGSVLIRGALSPNIRERRDASCALFDAEGRMVAQAAHIPVHLGALPEAVRAVRAAGPRPGDVFLLNSPWQGGSHLPDLTMVEAIAHEGRVAGYAVVRAHHADVGGMSPGSMPQGATELVQEGLVLPPVRLVREGVTDDELLALVLANVRTPEERRGDLAAQRAACAAGANGWRALISRHGLSAVEDAGAALLDYAERRAVARLRLLEGARASAEDVLEGDGVSDAEVPLRVALAVRDGALHLDFAGTSPMVAGNVNCPIQVTRAAALFVLRSLLDDDVPTNEGIARPIHIVTPDDCCLAARSPAAVAAGNVEMSQRITDLLFAALAAAGVEVPAQGQGTMNNITFGGAGWTFYETLGGGQGASALGHGPSGVHVGMSNTRNTPIESLERAYPIVIERYALRAGSGGEGKHRGGKGVLRRYRVLEACTVTLLTERRTRAPQGAGGGGEGARGQNLLNGQPLPAKCRRELRPGDCLEIRTPGGGGWG; translated from the coding sequence ATGACCGACGCCCTCACCCTCGCCGTCTGGTCCTCCGCCTTCGCGACCGTCGCCGAAGAGATGGGCTCTGTCCTCATCCGCGGCGCGCTCTCGCCCAATATCCGCGAGCGCCGCGACGCGAGCTGCGCCTTGTTCGACGCCGAGGGCCGGATGGTCGCGCAGGCCGCGCACATCCCCGTGCACCTCGGCGCGCTACCCGAGGCCGTGCGCGCCGTGCGCGCCGCCGGTCCGCGCCCGGGCGACGTGTTCCTGCTCAACTCGCCCTGGCAGGGCGGCTCGCACCTGCCGGACCTCACGATGGTCGAGGCCATCGCGCACGAGGGCCGCGTGGCCGGCTACGCCGTGGTGCGCGCGCACCACGCTGACGTCGGTGGGATGAGTCCCGGTTCGATGCCCCAAGGCGCGACGGAGCTCGTGCAGGAGGGCCTCGTGCTGCCGCCGGTGCGGCTCGTGCGCGAGGGCGTCACCGACGACGAACTGCTCGCGCTGGTGCTGGCCAACGTGCGCACGCCGGAGGAGCGCCGCGGCGACCTCGCCGCGCAGCGCGCCGCCTGCGCCGCCGGGGCCAACGGCTGGCGCGCGCTCATCTCGCGGCACGGACTCAGCGCGGTGGAGGATGCCGGAGCCGCGCTGCTCGATTACGCTGAGCGTCGCGCCGTGGCAAGGCTGCGCCTGCTCGAGGGTGCGCGAGCCAGCGCCGAGGATGTGCTCGAAGGCGATGGCGTGAGTGATGCGGAGGTGCCGCTGCGCGTCGCGCTCGCGGTGCGCGATGGGGCGCTGCACCTGGACTTCGCCGGCACCTCGCCGATGGTCGCGGGCAACGTGAACTGCCCCATCCAGGTGACGCGGGCGGCGGCGCTGTTCGTGCTGCGCTCGCTGCTCGATGACGACGTGCCGACCAACGAGGGCATCGCTCGCCCGATCCATATCGTGACGCCCGACGATTGCTGCCTCGCCGCGCGCAGCCCCGCCGCCGTGGCCGCCGGCAACGTCGAGATGAGCCAGCGCATCACCGACCTGCTCTTCGCGGCCCTCGCCGCCGCCGGCGTGGAGGTGCCCGCGCAGGGACAGGGCACGATGAACAACATCACCTTCGGCGGCGCCGGCTGGACCTTCTACGAAACGCTCGGCGGCGGCCAAGGCGCCAGCGCGCTCGGCCACGGCCCCAGCGGCGTGCACGTCGGGATGAGCAACACGCGCAACACCCCCATCGAGAGCCTCGAGCGCGCGTACCCGATCGTGATCGAGCGCTACGCGCTGCGCGCCGGTAGCGGGGGAGAGGGGAAGCACCGGGGTGGAAAGGGGGTGCTGCGGCGCTACCGGGTGCTCGAGGCCTGCACCGTCACCCTCCTCACCGAACGCCGCACCCGTGCGCCCCAGGGCGCCGGAGGTGGGGGAGAGGGAGCGCGCGGGCAGAATCTCCTTAACGGCCAACCCCTTCCCGCCAAGTGCAGGAGAGAGCTGAGGCCCGGGGATTGCCTTGAGATCCGTACGCCGGGTGGTGGTGGGTGGGGGTAA
- a CDS encoding hydantoinase/oxoprolinase family protein: MGGTFTDRAALSADGRIVAHKVLSTPNDQGEGVVNSLTGLRGVEAIVHGTTVVTNLLLERRGARVVLCATAGAEDVLELRRQDRAALYDLSRHHPAPLVSRADIVGVGERLVPEAASPVRARSASGKVATTKPAAATPGLRVERSLTSDEIARVVADVLAREPQVVLVALLHSYADASHEQAIASALRAARPSLEVVTSAEVLPEIREFERISTASAEAYARPAVRSYLERLSARLAEAGHPAASVMTSGGGMQPAQTAAQHAAALALSGPAGGVVGAAAVLGALGLQNALTIDIGGTSADAGLILGGEPLVEAGGDVAGVPIALPRVLVETVSAGGGSIAWRDDGGALRVGPHSAGARPGPVAFGLGGTEPTVTDAQLVLGRITARAMSGGITLNVEAAQKAIAALAESLGSDAQRTAEAIVAIADAEMARALRRVSVERGVDPRDCALVAFGGGGPLHACALADALQMREVIVPPFAGVLSAVGLALAPERHERAASVLRICEAIDADWLRSQLEALARGLLGPRPRDARRTPGAAQHRSFARVRYRGQGHELEVPVLTGDDGVAVAQRFAQVHQSRYGFTLDVPVEMVALRHELGEPARQATLARDPDRAGYNAEERVDDGGPAVGAVLEGPATIALPDATLFVAAGWKAEAMEIGGWRLRPVATVSDNSHQSPKAAR; this comes from the coding sequence GTGGGCGGCACGTTCACCGACCGCGCCGCCCTCAGCGCAGACGGGCGCATCGTCGCCCACAAAGTGCTCTCCACGCCCAACGACCAAGGCGAAGGCGTCGTCAACTCGCTCACGGGACTGCGCGGCGTCGAAGCCATCGTGCACGGCACGACGGTTGTCACGAACCTCCTGCTCGAGCGGCGCGGCGCGCGCGTGGTGCTCTGCGCCACGGCCGGCGCCGAGGATGTGCTGGAGTTGCGGCGGCAGGATCGCGCGGCGCTCTACGACTTGTCGCGCCACCACCCAGCGCCTCTCGTGAGTCGCGCGGATATCGTCGGCGTCGGAGAGCGACTCGTGCCGGAGGCAGCGTCGCCGGTGCGCGCGAGGTCTGCAAGCGGGAAGGTTGCGACCACGAAGCCCGCTGCCGCGACGCCAGGCCTGCGCGTCGAGCGCAGCCTCACCTCCGACGAGATCGCCCGCGTCGTCGCCGACGTGCTCGCGCGCGAGCCGCAGGTGGTGCTCGTCGCGCTGCTGCACAGCTACGCCGATGCCTCGCACGAGCAGGCGATTGCGTCGGCGCTGCGCGCGGCGCGGCCCTCGCTCGAAGTCGTCACAAGCGCCGAGGTGCTGCCGGAGATCCGCGAGTTCGAGCGCATCTCCACTGCGTCGGCCGAGGCCTACGCGCGTCCGGCGGTGCGCAGCTATCTCGAGCGGCTCTCGGCGCGGCTCGCCGAGGCCGGCCACCCCGCCGCGTCGGTGATGACCAGCGGTGGGGGAATGCAGCCCGCACAGACGGCAGCGCAGCACGCCGCCGCGCTGGCACTCTCCGGCCCCGCCGGTGGCGTGGTCGGCGCGGCAGCGGTGCTTGGCGCGCTGGGCCTGCAGAACGCGCTGACCATCGACATCGGCGGCACCAGCGCCGACGCCGGCCTCATCCTCGGCGGCGAACCCTTGGTCGAAGCCGGTGGCGACGTCGCGGGTGTGCCCATCGCGCTGCCGCGCGTGCTCGTGGAGACCGTCTCCGCCGGCGGCGGCAGCATCGCCTGGCGTGACGACGGCGGTGCGCTGCGCGTGGGGCCGCACAGCGCCGGCGCGCGGCCCGGGCCCGTGGCCTTCGGACTCGGCGGCACGGAACCCACCGTCACCGATGCACAGCTCGTGCTCGGCCGCATCACTGCGCGCGCGATGAGCGGCGGCATCACGCTCAACGTCGAGGCGGCGCAAAAGGCCATCGCCGCACTGGCCGAGTCTCTCGGCAGCGATGCGCAGCGCACCGCCGAGGCCATCGTCGCGATTGCCGACGCCGAGATGGCGCGCGCGCTGCGGCGCGTGAGCGTGGAGCGCGGCGTGGACCCGCGTGATTGCGCGCTGGTGGCCTTCGGCGGCGGTGGGCCGCTGCACGCCTGCGCGCTGGCCGATGCGTTGCAGATGCGTGAGGTCATCGTGCCGCCCTTCGCCGGTGTGCTGAGTGCGGTGGGCCTCGCACTCGCGCCCGAGCGCCACGAGCGCGCGGCCAGTGTGTTGCGCATCTGCGAGGCGATCGACGCCGACTGGCTGCGGTCGCAGTTGGAAGCGTTGGCGCGCGGCCTGCTCGGCCCGCGTCCGCGCGATGCCCGCCGCACGCCCGGCGCGGCGCAGCATCGCAGCTTCGCGCGAGTGCGCTACCGCGGGCAGGGGCACGAGCTGGAGGTGCCGGTCCTCACTGGCGACGATGGCGTTGCGGTCGCGCAGCGCTTTGCCCAGGTCCACCAGTCCCGCTACGGCTTCACGCTCGACGTGCCGGTGGAGATGGTCGCGCTGCGCCACGAGCTCGGCGAACCCGCGCGGCAGGCCACGCTCGCGCGCGATCCGGATCGCGCGGGCTACAACGCGGAGGAGCGTGTCGATGATGGCGGGCCGGCGGTGGGGGCGGTACTCGAAGGCCCTGCGACCATCGCGCTTCCCGACGCGACCCTATTTGTTGCCGCGGGTTGGAAAGCAGAGGCGATGGAAATCGGCGGCTGGCGGCTACGGCCCGTGGCAACGGTCAGCGACAATTCGCACCAAAGCCCCAAGGCCGCCCGATGA
- a CDS encoding DUF4105 domain-containing protein produces the protein MAMLALHPSSVIRPLSAQSAQASNLRITVLTFGPGDLVFERFGHNALRIVDPARGLDIAYNWGMFDFDQPNFLGRFLSGDTKYWVEAFHTQPLIDFYIAHDRSAVEQELNLTPVQRERLAAAVAEQALEANRYYRYDYFRDNCSTRLRDAVDDVLGGALRRRFEPIRTEWTYRNESIRLTGPTYYSQLGIELALGPRADAPLSAWDAMFIPMRLRDFLREVTIPAPDGGTMPLVINERVLHTPVQRPAEPEVRRGLTLGALGPVLGIWTLMLIPLNAAARRKRRIPAAVMTALFYGLTGLIGSVIALMWVGSAHVFWYGNYTLLLCSPLALVAAVTGTRAVWRGEMSRVALITVGVVTGSALLALLVAPFVAQRMSGPLMFLLPAHLGLAVAIWRHTRPMPEPAP, from the coding sequence GTGGCTATGCTCGCCCTGCATCCGTCATCCGTCATCCGTCCGCTATCCGCCCAGTCCGCTCAAGCCTCGAACCTCCGCATTACCGTCCTCACTTTTGGCCCCGGCGACCTCGTCTTCGAACGCTTCGGCCACAACGCGCTTCGCATCGTCGACCCCGCGCGCGGACTCGACATCGCCTACAACTGGGGGATGTTCGACTTCGACCAGCCGAACTTCCTCGGGCGCTTCCTCTCCGGCGACACCAAGTATTGGGTCGAAGCGTTCCACACGCAGCCGTTGATCGACTTCTACATCGCGCACGACCGCAGCGCGGTGGAGCAGGAGCTCAACCTCACGCCGGTGCAGCGCGAACGGCTGGCGGCGGCGGTGGCGGAGCAGGCGCTCGAAGCCAATCGCTACTACCGCTACGACTACTTCCGCGACAACTGCTCCACGCGCCTGCGCGATGCCGTCGACGACGTGCTCGGCGGGGCGCTGCGGCGCCGCTTCGAGCCCATCCGCACGGAATGGACCTACCGCAACGAGTCCATCCGCCTCACCGGACCCACGTACTACTCGCAGCTCGGCATTGAGCTCGCGCTCGGGCCGCGCGCCGACGCGCCGCTTAGTGCCTGGGATGCGATGTTCATCCCGATGCGCCTTCGCGATTTCCTGCGCGAGGTCACGATTCCCGCGCCGGACGGTGGCACGATGCCGCTGGTTATCAACGAGCGCGTGCTGCACACGCCGGTGCAGCGTCCGGCCGAGCCGGAAGTGCGCCGCGGACTCACGCTCGGCGCGCTGGGGCCGGTGCTCGGCATCTGGACGCTGATGCTCATCCCGCTGAATGCCGCCGCGCGACGCAAGCGCCGAATCCCCGCGGCCGTGATGACCGCGCTGTTCTACGGGCTCACCGGACTCATCGGCAGCGTCATTGCGCTGATGTGGGTCGGCTCGGCGCACGTGTTCTGGTACGGCAACTACACGCTGCTGCTCTGCTCGCCGCTCGCGCTGGTCGCGGCGGTGACGGGCACGCGCGCGGTGTGGCGCGGCGAGATGTCGCGCGTGGCATTGATCACGGTGGGCGTGGTGACGGGCTCGGCGTTGCTGGCCCTGCTCGTGGCGCCCTTCGTCGCGCAGCGGATGTCGGGCCCGCTGATGTTCCTCCTGCCCGCGCACCTGGGCCTCGCCGTGGCCATCTGGCGGCACACGCGCCCGATGCCGGAGCCGGCCCCCTGA